Proteins co-encoded in one Luteolibacter sp. Y139 genomic window:
- a CDS encoding ShlB/FhaC/HecB family hemolysin secretion/activation protein: MLPALAQQQTLLVREYRVQGSKLLSALEIEDAVYPFLGPGRTAADVESARASLEKTYRDKGYQTVTVQIPSQDPRSGIIRLQVTEGTIGRLRVTGARYHLPSKIKEEIPSLAEGNVPDFEKVKAELVALNRLPDRTVKPQLRPGAEPGTYDVDLEVEDESPLHGSLEVNNRYSPNTTQSRLNASISYGNMFQRGHTLGLDLQIAPENPDDALVYSGYYMARVSDGVSLMLQATKQDSDISTLGGAAVAGRGEIIGLRALFDLPRTDTLYQTFSLGMDWKSFDEDLTTAGVPTNTPIEYYPISANYGANWVHKNSFTQANLSLNLHLRGMGGDAREFDNKRYQADGSFIYLRGDVSHTHDLENGSQLFGKVQGQLSSQPLINSEQLSGGGLGNARGYLEATALGDNGLFGTAEYRTRSFIGKRDDKGNQADEWRLHAFVDGGTLTVLKPLPSQKSFYNFFSAGVGTRLRLRDHYNGSLDIAVPLTNQTDAESGEVRVTFRGWAEF; this comes from the coding sequence ATGCTTCCGGCGCTCGCTCAGCAGCAGACTTTGCTCGTCCGCGAGTATCGCGTGCAGGGATCGAAGCTGCTGTCGGCGCTGGAGATTGAAGATGCGGTGTATCCCTTCCTCGGTCCGGGCCGCACGGCGGCGGATGTGGAAAGCGCGCGTGCCTCTCTGGAGAAGACCTATCGCGACAAGGGCTATCAAACGGTGACGGTGCAGATTCCATCGCAGGATCCGCGTTCGGGCATCATCCGCTTGCAGGTGACGGAGGGAACGATCGGCAGGCTGCGCGTGACAGGAGCGCGCTATCATTTGCCGAGCAAGATCAAGGAGGAGATCCCGTCGCTCGCTGAGGGCAATGTGCCGGATTTCGAGAAGGTGAAGGCGGAGCTTGTCGCCCTGAACCGCCTGCCGGACCGCACCGTGAAGCCGCAGCTCCGGCCGGGTGCCGAGCCCGGCACCTATGACGTGGACCTTGAGGTCGAGGACGAGTCTCCGCTGCACGGCTCGCTGGAGGTGAACAATCGCTACAGTCCGAACACGACGCAATCGCGACTGAATGCCTCGATCAGCTATGGGAACATGTTCCAGCGCGGTCACACCCTCGGGCTGGATTTACAGATTGCGCCGGAGAATCCGGATGATGCGCTGGTCTACTCGGGCTACTACATGGCGCGTGTCTCGGACGGTGTCAGCCTGATGCTGCAGGCGACCAAGCAGGACAGCGACATTTCTACCCTGGGCGGTGCTGCTGTGGCGGGTCGCGGGGAGATCATCGGGCTGCGTGCCCTCTTCGATCTGCCTCGGACTGACACCCTCTATCAGACTTTTTCGCTCGGCATGGATTGGAAGTCCTTTGACGAGGATCTGACCACCGCCGGCGTTCCTACCAACACGCCGATCGAGTATTATCCGATCAGTGCGAATTACGGGGCGAACTGGGTTCACAAGAACTCATTCACCCAGGCGAACCTCTCGCTGAACCTCCATCTTCGCGGCATGGGCGGCGATGCGCGGGAGTTCGACAACAAGCGTTACCAGGCCGATGGCAGCTTCATCTACCTGCGCGGTGATGTTTCCCACACGCACGATCTGGAGAATGGCTCGCAGCTTTTTGGCAAGGTGCAGGGCCAGCTTTCCAGCCAGCCGCTGATCAACAGCGAGCAACTGAGCGGCGGCGGTCTCGGCAATGCGCGCGGCTACCTGGAAGCGACCGCGCTGGGCGACAATGGCCTCTTTGGCACGGCTGAGTATCGCACTCGCTCCTTCATCGGAAAGAGGGATGACAAGGGGAACCAGGCCGACGAGTGGCGCCTCCATGCCTTCGTCGATGGCGGCACGCTCACGGTGCTGAAGCCGCTGCCCTCGCAGAAGTCCTTCTACAATTTCTTCAGCGCCGGAGTGGGCACGCGCCTCCGCCTGCGCGACCACTACAACGGCTCGCTCGATATCGCCGTGCCCCTCACGAACCAGACCGACGCCGAGTCCGGCGAGGTCCGCGTCACCTTCCGCGGCTGGGCCGAATTCTAA